The DNA window TGAAGCGCGACTTCATGACCGAGTCGGCGAGCACTTCGCGATGGATCGCGATGCCGTCGAGCAGGCCGCGGAAGCTGTTGGCCGTGCCGCCCTGCGAAGCGCCGATCCAGATTGCGTCTTCATCCACGACGGGGGCATCGGTCGTTTCGCCGCCCATGTCCCATTTGCCGGGCAGCGCGTTGCCGTCGATCCAGCCCTTGATGGTCTTGGGTTCGCCGAACTTGTACGACACCGCGACATGATGCCAGCCGGTATTCCGCGAGAACCCGGTGTTGCTCGTCCAGCGGTGCCAGTGGGCATCCGACTTGGCGACGCCGGCTGCCGGCTTGGACGCGAACAGGAAGTTGATGCAGGCCTTGCCGCCGCTCTCGCGGATGCGCATGGCCCAGTTCTGGTTGTCGCGGGGGAAGTTGGCGGCGCCGGTTCGACCCTTACCGATGATGTAGAAGTTCTCGCCGGCCTTGAAGTCGTCGAGCTTGACCCAGGCTTCGATGGTGATCGCGTCGCCGTTGGTGAAATCGAACGGGCTGTTGGCACCCGGATCTTCCATGACGAACCGCGCGCCGCCACCGTCGAACTTGACGGCGAGGTTGTTCGCGTCGGCATCGGGGAACTCCGGCGGCCGGCGACCCGGGACGTCACGATGGACGCCGCCGACGGCGGTCAGCTTGGTGGTCTCCTCCTGTCCGAACTCCCAGCGGGCGACCGGAGCGGCAAAGGACTGCCCGCCGAACAGAGCGGCGACCGCGACGACGTGGATGGCGAGGGATGTAAGTCTCATGGGATCAGGAAAAAGTACCCAGTACGCATGTCGTTCGTTGGACCGGCAATTGTCGTTCCCGCGGTCTGTTTTGGGAAGCCATTTCGGCGTTCGTTGTCGGTCTTTACCCGCGCGGCAGTGTGACGGGTACCACGGGTGCCACGGGTCGGGTACCCCGCAGACCCGTGCGCGAGCTGTGCCGATCTCACGGGTCTCCAGAGTACCGGCGACCCGTGGCACCAGCTCGCACGCCAATTTCACAACGCTGCTCCAATCACCTCAGACGTCGAGTCACGCGTCAATCGTTCCTGCCAAACGAACCCGAGATCGGACCTCGAACCTGTGGCTTGACCGGCAGGCAACATTCGCTTGCTTAACCGCCAACCGAACCCGACATCCAACGAGCGACCCTACATTTTGGCCAAACGAACCCGAGACGTCCCGCGTTCAATTCGGAGCGTAGGAGCGAGGGCCCGGATTCTGACCCCAGCTATAACGAAACACCCGAGCCGGCAGCGTACCGCAGACCCGATACGGCATCCGCCGAACGAACCCGGCGCACGAGCGCTCCACTTCGCGGCGCGGCTAACCGTCTGCAAACATCGTGCTCTGCGCCTTGGTGAAACCGTCGGCGCACGCCTCTAATCCCGCCAATCCAAAACGCCAAACGAACCCAGCGTTATTCGGCCGTCGTTGCCGACGCCACCCAGATAAGTCCTGGGGCCTGTGCGCGGCGATTACGGGCGCGACCCGGCAGACCGCGCTGCGACTTCAGAAGTTTGGTATATTTTAAGGCGTCGGCCGTTCTGTGCAACGCTTTTCTGGCGGGGGCAGCGAGCACTGCCTCTGGCGATCTCGACTTACCGCCCGCCAAGCGCACTCAGCAGCACGCCCACCTCTTCGTCCACTTCGTCGGCGGTCATGGCATACTCGGCGACGACGCCCCGCAGGATTCGGGAAAAGATACGCTTGGCCGTCTGAAGGGCATTGGCGGCTTGTCCCTCGTCCTTGAACCCCAACCTGCGGATGAGGTCGTCGTACGCGGTGGGGGTGTCGCCGTCGAACGCCGGGCCGATGACGCGGTCGTCGAACACACCCCAGAGATCGGGCCGGGTGGTGGCCGTCGCGTCGCGCATGCGATCGATCGCCTGCCGCACAACCTGCCGTGCCCAGCCGGCATCAAACTCGGCCGACGGGTCGGCTTCGCCATCGCCCAGGCGGTCGGCGTGTTCGGAGATGTCTTCCCCCGACCGGTCGCCGCCGCGCTTTTGCGCCGATTCCTCCCGGAACTGGTCGATCGAATAGCGTTCCAGCGCCGTCATCAGGAAGTTTCGGAACTTGCCCCGGCCGAGCTCGGCCTTGCCGATCAGGTTTTTCTCAACCACCCGGCTTGCGACAAACCCGCTGACCAGGTCGTCGGCCCGGTCGCGGTCGATGCGGTACTTGCTGATGACGTAAGTCCGAAACGCCGGCAGATACTTGCGAAGCAAATCGCCCAGGGCATCGCGCTGGGCGACGGAAGGATCCTCGCCGGCACGAGCGACCAGGGACCAGTGCGTGGTGGGGAAAAGCTGAAACTCGCTCATGGAGGCGAGTCTATCATGGCAACCCTCAAAGTCCGGAAGAGCTTCTAAATGCCAACCGTCATCGCCAGTCGTCGGCCGTCAGTCCCGCGGAAAGCCGTTTGCGGAAAGATCGCGGTCGGAAAGCCAGATTCGTCGACTGACTTCGAATCTCCTGATGAAGACACTGAAGAACCTGTGTTCTGCTCCCCTGCGACCCCCGGCGGATTCTGGCAACAGAGTCCGCCGGGGTGATTTTGTTGAGGAAGGTGTGCGGACGTGACAGTGCGCATTCCGCTCTTCCTCCTGCCCCAAACAGGTCATCCACCAGGCAGAGCCAGATCGACGCCCCTGCTCCGAACCTCCTGCTGAATAGAACACATCGCAACGCCGGCAAGTGGCCGACCGACGCGATGACAACTCGCAGAACTCACAGGAGCAGGACCATGTTGAAGAAGATTGCTATCGCGTGTGCAGGTTTCGTCCTTACCGGCCAGTCCGCATTGTTTGCCCAAACCGCCAACCCGCTGGATGTTCCCAGTACTCCCCCGCAGCCGGTCGTTCTGGCCCCCGCGTCGCCGATGGTGTTCCTCGGAGAGATCGACGGCATCCCCGTCGTCCTCCAACTCACGGTGACCGGGCAGGACGCGAGCGGATTCCTGATCGTCGGCGATCAGAAGTGCCCGTTCAGCGGCAAAACCGAAGGCCCCGTCATCGACGGCTCCTGGCAGGCCGCCAGCGGCAAGACCTACAGGCTGCGGATCACCGATCGTCGGGATTCGCTCACGCTCGAGACCAACGGCAAGACGTTGTCGCTCCGCCCGGCGAATCGCCCGGTTACGAACCCGCCCGTTACGGCGCCGCCGGCCACACAGCCGTTGAACCAGAACAACGTCCCGTTCCCCGCACCCAAGCCGCAGGACAAGGTCCTGCCGCTGACCGATGCGAGCCTCGACAACGTCAGCGACAAGGTCGGCGAGCACTTCACCGCTCCGCTGCCGGCGGGCTGGCGAATGATGGACGGCCCGCTGGGTGCGTTCATCGGATCGGCCGACGGCAAGAGTGGCTTCGGCGTCATCGGCCGGCCGCTCGAAGAGACCGAAGGATTCAGCACCTTCGGCGGGAACATGCTTAAAGCGGTCGGCGTGTCCGATCCGACGGTCCTCAGCACGGTCGAACTGAAGGTCGATGGTGGCGAAGGCCGCGAGTTGGTCCTTGGTTTCGTCGGCCGGGACAACGTGAAGCGGACTGGTATCTTCCGGATCGTCGTGCTGAACAACGGCCCTCGGAAGATCGGCATGATCTGGCACGCCGCCACGCCGGACGATCAGTTCCGGGCCGAATGCGGCAAGATGCTGAAGCTGGCGATGGCAATCCGAATGAACGCCCAGCAGCCGACGCCCGCTCCGCTGCCCCCTCAGGCCCCGCAGGCCAACGGCGGCAATGAAAACGGCAATCCGCTGAACTTCTGATCGATCTCGCAGAAGTCCCCGTCAAAGCCACGCCGCCCCCGCGAAGCGATTCGCGGGGGCGGTGTTCGTTCACAGATCAATTGTCGCTGAATACTTAGGGCAGCTCATGCCGGGTGGCATGTGCAAGCGTACTCGCTTGCCCGTGGCGATCGCGATCCGACATTCGCCACGGGCAACGTGGTACTGTTGCCCATGCCACCCAGCGTCAATGCTTGGATGCGCCAGGCCGCTACGTCTGCAACAACGATTCCGCCGGCGTCGCTGCGCCCCGGCCGAATTGTTCGGCAAACGTCGCTTCGCCGATCGCGGCTTTAAGTGTCATCAGCAGTTGCTCGTGCGCGATACGTTTTCCCTCGGCCAACTTCATGCCCAGGGCATTCCGCAGCTGATCGGCACAGCCGAGCAACGCCGCCGACCGGGCAGAATCGGTCGCGGCGAGCAGCAACGCGCGAGTCTCCAGCGAGGTGGCGATCCCGCCACGGTCATTGATCGTCAACCGCAGATCGGTGCTCGCGGCCGAATGAGCCATCGCGTCGTTCGGATTGCCCTGTTGCAATTCGACGTGGGCCAGGAAATCGAGCTGATCGGCCATGTTCGCCTTGTCGCCGAACTTTCGGCAGACCGCCAGCGCCGACTCGAGCCGGCTGCGCGCCCCCGACAGGTCGCCTTTGGCCAGCAGGCATCGCGCGATGCCTTCCTCGGCGTAAGCCATGCCCCATTCCTCGTCCAGCCCCTTTAGGATTTCCAGGCACTTAGTGTACAGCGGCAGGGCGATGTCGGCGTTTCCCTGCTCGACCTCGAGCTCGCCGAGATTGAGATGCCCGTAAGCGATCCACCGCGTGTCGTCCCGCTTGATGGCAATCGCCATCGACTTGCCGAGCAGTTCGCGGGCCTCCTGGGGTCTGCCCATCGCGCGGGCGATGTTGCCGATGTTGTTGTAGGAGCCGGCGATCAGCGCCAGGTCGCCGAGAACCAGCCGGACCTGCAGCGCCTGCTGTCCCAGGTCGTAGGCCTTGCGGAGGTCGCCTTGTTCCTTGGCGAGGGTGCTAAGGTTGTTCAGCGCGGAGGAGACGATCGGCAGTTCGCCCGCCGCGCGGGCAAGGGCGAGCGCCCGCTCGAACCATTCTGCCGCCCGGCCCGGCTCGCCGAAATAGATCGCGAGCACGCCGCCCGAATCCAGCAGTCGCGCGAGAGTGGCGTTCTCGGGCGGATTCAGTTGCATGATCGCGTCCACCGTCCGGACGCCCTCGGCCATCATCCCGCGGATGTTCCAGTACTTCGCCAGCGCCGCCCCCAGCGGGACCGCGATTTCCACCCGCCGATCCTGAATCGAGTGGTCCATCGCCGCCCGCAGGTTGTCGTGGTCGGCGGCGAGAGCGGCGAGGGTTTGCGCCTGTGTCGGCCCCTGGATCGACTGTACCGAAGTGACCGCAAAATCCTCGAAGAAACGGGCGTGCCGCGTGCGGACGGCTCGGCGTTCGATGGGACTCACCGCCAGTTTCTCGGCGGCGTACTGGCGGATCGTTTCCAGCATGCGATAGCGGACGACCCCGTCGCGCTCGTCGGCAATGACCAGCGAATGCTCCACCAGTTCGCAGAGCAGATCGAGTACATCTGCGGCATCGATCGGGACCGCCGCCGAAACGTCGTGAACGAAGTCAGCCTCCGGCTTGAGCGTGACCTCGGGCGCATCGGGAGCATCGGTCCCGTCGGGCAGGATCGATTCGGCCGCTTCAAATGTGCAACCGCCGGCGAAAACGCTCATCCGCGCCAGCGCCGCGCGGGCGCGGTCGTCGAGCAGTTCGTAGCTCCAGTCGATCAGGGCCCGCAGCGTCTGTTGACGCGGCAGCAGCGTGCGCGATCCGCCGGTGAGCAGCTTGAAGGCGTCGCCCAGCCGCTCGGCGATCTGCTGGGCGGACAGCACCTTGGCACGGGCGGCCGCGAGCTCGATCGCCAGGGGAATGCCGTCGAGTCGGCGGCAGATGCGCGCGATTGCCGGGGCGTTGTCCTGCGACAGGGCGAACCCCGGCCGCACGGCTCGGGCACGCTCGACGAACAACCGGACCGACGGCAGTTGCTCCAGCTCGGCTAACGGCACATCGTCGGTGTCGGGCGTTGTCAGCGACGGAACCCGCAGCGCCGTTTCCCCGGGTATGCGCAGCGGCTGGCGGCTGGTGGCGAGTAGACGCAGCTTCGAGCACCGCTCCAGCAGGTCGGCGCAGAGTTGCGCCGCTGTTTCGATCAGGTGCTCGCAGTTGTCGATGACCAGCAGCGCATCGGCGTCGCGCAGGTGGTCGGCGAGGATGTCAGCCGCGGATCTGCCGGACGATTCCTTCAACCCCAGAGCCGACGACACCGCGCGGGCCACGGCATCCGGGGTGACGCCTGCGGCGATGTTTGCAAGCTCCACCATCCACACGCCGGCGGGGAACATCCGCAGTGACCGCCGCGCGGTCTGCAATGCCAGCCGGGTCTTGCCGGTGCCGCCGGGGCCCAGCAGTGTCGTCAGCCGTGCGGCCGCCAGTGCCGTCGCGATGTCGGCGAGTTCCTGTTCGCGGCCGACGAACGACGAGGTCTCGTGCGGCAGGTTGTTGGGCGGATCGACCGGGATGGCGACCTTGATCGTGGCCGGAATGGCGGTCGACCGGCCCGCACCATTGGTCAGTGCCGCCGAAAGCGCGTCGGCAAGCTCGGCCGCGGTCGCGAAGCGATCGGCCGGGCGCTTGGCGCACGCCCGCGCCAGGACCGCCATTAACGCTTCCGGTACGTCTTCGGCAAAGCGGCGGATATCGGGCAGGGGTTCGTTGATCTGCTGGTGCAGCAGACCGGGAACACTTTCGGCTTCGAACGGCGGCCGGCTTGCCAGCAGGTGGAAGAGGGTGCACCCCAGCGCGTAGACGTCCGACAGCGGCGTCGCCGGTTCGCCGCGGCATTGCTCCGGCGACATATAGGTCGGTGTCCCCATGATGCTGCCGGCTTCGGTCAGATCGGACACGGCGGCAAACTCTCGCGCCAGTCCGAAATCGACCAGCTTCACCTGTCCGGTTGGGGTCCGCATGAGGTTCGACGGCTTGATATCGCGATGGATGATCCCGGAGCCATGAGCTGCCGCGAGCCCCAACGCCGCGTCCCGCACGGCGGCGGTGGCATCGCGCCAGTCGAGGATGATGTGATGCTGGAGATGGTCGGCAAGGCTCCCGCCCGCGAGCCACTCCATCGCGATGAAGACGCGGGCGCGCCGGCGGGTTCCGTGCCGGCCCACCTGGTACACCGCCGCCACG is part of the Humisphaera borealis genome and encodes:
- a CDS encoding sigma-70 family RNA polymerase sigma factor; the protein is MSEFQLFPTTHWSLVARAGEDPSVAQRDALGDLLRKYLPAFRTYVISKYRIDRDRADDLVSGFVASRVVEKNLIGKAELGRGKFRNFLMTALERYSIDQFREESAQKRGGDRSGEDISEHADRLGDGEADPSAEFDAGWARQVVRQAIDRMRDATATTRPDLWGVFDDRVIGPAFDGDTPTAYDDLIRRLGFKDEGQAANALQTAKRIFSRILRGVVAEYAMTADEVDEEVGVLLSALGGR
- a CDS encoding protein kinase domain-containing protein, coding for MKSEDPIIDPDLPPGSQMAQYKLLRPVGAGGMGVVYLAWDVELERDAAVKVLKRDALGAAGTDVELLQQRFLREARSAAKLSHPNVAAVYQVGRHGTRRRARVFIAMEWLAGGSLADHLQHHIILDWRDATAAVRDAALGLAAAHGSGIIHRDIKPSNLMRTPTGQVKLVDFGLAREFAAVSDLTEAGSIMGTPTYMSPEQCRGEPATPLSDVYALGCTLFHLLASRPPFEAESVPGLLHQQINEPLPDIRRFAEDVPEALMAVLARACAKRPADRFATAAELADALSAALTNGAGRSTAIPATIKVAIPVDPPNNLPHETSSFVGREQELADIATALAAARLTTLLGPGGTGKTRLALQTARRSLRMFPAGVWMVELANIAAGVTPDAVARAVSSALGLKESSGRSAADILADHLRDADALLVIDNCEHLIETAAQLCADLLERCSKLRLLATSRQPLRIPGETALRVPSLTTPDTDDVPLAELEQLPSVRLFVERARAVRPGFALSQDNAPAIARICRRLDGIPLAIELAAARAKVLSAQQIAERLGDAFKLLTGGSRTLLPRQQTLRALIDWSYELLDDRARAALARMSVFAGGCTFEAAESILPDGTDAPDAPEVTLKPEADFVHDVSAAVPIDAADVLDLLCELVEHSLVIADERDGVVRYRMLETIRQYAAEKLAVSPIERRAVRTRHARFFEDFAVTSVQSIQGPTQAQTLAALAADHDNLRAAMDHSIQDRRVEIAVPLGAALAKYWNIRGMMAEGVRTVDAIMQLNPPENATLARLLDSGGVLAIYFGEPGRAAEWFERALALARAAGELPIVSSALNNLSTLAKEQGDLRKAYDLGQQALQVRLVLGDLALIAGSYNNIGNIARAMGRPQEARELLGKSMAIAIKRDDTRWIAYGHLNLGELEVEQGNADIALPLYTKCLEILKGLDEEWGMAYAEEGIARCLLAKGDLSGARSRLESALAVCRKFGDKANMADQLDFLAHVELQQGNPNDAMAHSAASTDLRLTINDRGGIATSLETRALLLAATDSARSAALLGCADQLRNALGMKLAEGKRIAHEQLLMTLKAAIGEATFAEQFGRGAATPAESLLQT